In Xenorhabdus poinarii G6, the following are encoded in one genomic region:
- the hda gene encoding DnaA inactivator Hda, translating to MLLNTPSQLSLPLYLPDDEIFASFFAGENTSLVAAIKLAISQSHGSYIYFWSRDGGGKSHLLHAACAELSQREEAVGYVPLDKRAYFVPEVLDGMEHLSLVCIDNIECIAGDQAWEMAVFNLYNRIVEIGRTCLLITGDRPPRQINLTLPDLASRLDWGQIYKLQPLSDDEKIQALQLRAKLRGFELPEDVGRFVLKRLDREMQTLFKTLDELDRASIVAQRKLTIPFVKDILEL from the coding sequence GTGCTTCTGAATACACCGTCGCAGCTTTCATTGCCATTATATTTGCCCGATGATGAAATTTTTGCCAGTTTCTTTGCAGGCGAGAATACCTCTTTAGTAGCTGCAATAAAATTGGCCATTAGTCAATCTCACGGCAGTTATATCTATTTTTGGTCTCGCGATGGCGGGGGCAAGAGCCATTTGCTGCACGCCGCTTGTGCCGAATTATCCCAACGGGAAGAAGCTGTCGGATATGTCCCACTGGATAAACGTGCCTATTTTGTTCCCGAAGTGCTTGATGGCATGGAACATTTATCATTAGTGTGCATCGATAATATTGAATGTATCGCCGGTGATCAGGCATGGGAAATGGCGGTTTTCAATCTTTACAATCGAATTGTCGAAATTGGCCGGACGTGTCTTTTGATCACCGGCGATCGTCCCCCCCGGCAAATTAACCTGACGCTGCCGGATTTGGCCTCTCGTTTGGATTGGGGGCAGATTTATAAATTACAGCCTTTATCTGATGATGAGAAAATTCAGGCATTGCAACTACGGGCAAAATTGCGGGGTTTTGAATTACCAGAGGATGTCGGACGTTTTGTGCTGAAACGGCTCGACAGGGAAATGCAAACGTTATTTAAAACCCTGGATGAGCTTGATCGCGCTTCCATTGTGGCACAACGTAAACTGACGATCCCATTTGTGAAAGATATCCTTGAGCTTTGA
- the arsC gene encoding arsenate reductase (glutaredoxin) (This arsenate reductase requires both glutathione and glutaredoxin to convert arsenate to arsenite, after which the efflux transporter formed by ArsA and ArsB can extrude the arsenite from the cell, providing resistance.), translating to MQPVTIYHNPRCSKSRETLKLVEELGIEPTIIHYLETPPTVEQLAVLLKQLGFNDARQLMRTKEERYQELNLDDATLSQEALLQAMANNPKLIERPIVVVADKARLGRPPEHIKEILF from the coding sequence ATGCAACCCGTCACTATTTACCATAATCCACGTTGCTCAAAGAGCCGTGAAACACTGAAATTGGTTGAAGAACTCGGCATTGAGCCGACAATCATTCACTATCTCGAAACACCGCCGACAGTAGAACAACTTGCCGTATTATTGAAACAACTTGGTTTCAACGATGCCCGTCAATTAATGCGTACCAAAGAAGAGCGATATCAAGAATTAAATCTTGATGATGCCACATTATCCCAGGAAGCACTGCTGCAGGCGATGGCTAACAACCCTAAATTGATAGAACGCCCGATTGTGGTTGTCGCTGATAAGGCACGTTTGGGGCGTCCTCCTGAACACATTAAAGAGATTCTGTTCTGA
- a CDS encoding tetratricopeptide repeat protein — MRKTPRRSLVAIFMGLLLLGHPPVFSAPVEDSLPDIGTTAGATLSINQEMAMGDFYIRMIRAQAPLIYDPLLMQYINNMGQKLVNHASSVKTPFHFYLVNNPNINAYAFFGGNVVLHSALLQYSRNESELASVMAHEISHVTQRHLARLMEEQKRTSPLAWAGALGSILLMMASPQAGMAALSGTLAGFQQGMISFTQSNEQEADRIGMQTLNRAGFDPHGMPGFMQIMADQSRYSSKLPEMLYTHPLPDSRLADARNRANQYPTKMHPESQDFLFARVRILTKYSTYQRSYIDEWLKKYLQGTPKERLAATYGRAILLSKDKKYAEAKATLSPLLEQQPDNIWFINTMTGIDIEQQHYASAINRLQEALKTQKNSPILQILLARAYFADKKYSQASQLLFRYTFNHPDDLNGWSLLRDTAGKQGKRAEELAAYAEIMALKAQFDSAIGLLSQASALAKLGSYEQKRYDARIDQLRELQKSYNQYEN, encoded by the coding sequence ATGAGAAAAACACCGAGAAGATCGTTAGTCGCCATCTTTATGGGCTTGTTACTATTGGGTCACCCTCCTGTATTTTCTGCACCCGTTGAAGACTCCTTACCAGATATTGGTACGACAGCAGGCGCCACACTCAGCATCAATCAAGAGATGGCCATGGGTGACTTTTATATACGTATGATACGTGCTCAGGCGCCCCTGATTTATGACCCGCTTCTGATGCAATACATTAACAATATGGGGCAAAAATTAGTTAATCATGCCAGTTCAGTAAAAACTCCTTTCCATTTCTATCTTGTCAATAATCCTAATATTAATGCTTACGCATTTTTCGGCGGTAATGTTGTTCTTCACTCGGCGCTATTACAGTATAGCCGCAATGAAAGCGAATTAGCGTCTGTCATGGCGCATGAAATCTCCCATGTGACACAACGGCATCTGGCACGGCTCATGGAAGAACAAAAACGGACCAGTCCGCTGGCCTGGGCTGGAGCATTGGGTTCTATCTTGCTGATGATGGCTAGCCCACAGGCCGGCATGGCGGCACTTAGCGGTACACTTGCCGGTTTCCAACAAGGCATGATCAGTTTTACCCAATCAAATGAACAGGAAGCGGATCGCATTGGCATGCAGACACTCAACCGGGCAGGATTTGATCCGCATGGTATGCCTGGTTTTATGCAGATCATGGCCGATCAATCCCGTTACAGTTCCAAGCTACCGGAAATGCTCTATACCCACCCATTACCCGACAGCCGCTTGGCTGATGCCCGCAATAGGGCAAATCAATATCCAACAAAAATGCACCCTGAATCGCAGGATTTTCTGTTCGCCCGTGTCCGTATTTTAACCAAGTATTCAACCTATCAACGTTCCTATATCGATGAATGGTTAAAAAAATATCTTCAGGGTACCCCGAAAGAACGGCTGGCGGCCACCTACGGACGCGCGATTTTACTTTCTAAAGATAAAAAGTATGCCGAGGCTAAAGCAACACTCTCCCCATTGCTGGAGCAACAACCGGATAATATTTGGTTTATTAACACAATGACGGGGATTGATATCGAACAACAGCACTACGCCAGCGCTATCAATCGATTACAGGAGGCCCTCAAAACGCAGAAAAACAGCCCGATATTGCAGATCCTCCTTGCAAGAGCCTACTTTGCAGACAAAAAATATTCTCAGGCATCACAACTTCTGTTTCGTTACACCTTCAATCACCCTGACGATCTTAATGGCTGGAGCCTGCTAAGAGATACCGCAGGAAAACAAGGAAAACGCGCGGAGGAACTCGCGGCTTATGCAGAAATCATGGCATTAAAAGCTCAGTTTGATTCAGCCATAGGACTACTGAGCCAGGCCAGTGCATTAGCAAAATTGGGCAGCTACGAGCAGAAACGATATGATGCCCGGATTGATCAGTTACGCGAACTGCAAAAAAGTTATAACCAATATGAAAATTAA
- the bcp gene encoding thioredoxin-dependent thiol peroxidase produces MSPLKAGDKAPQFSLLDQNSKTINLSDFKGQRVLVYFYPKAMTPGCTIQACGLRDAQSELNNVNVKVLGMSPDTPEKLSRFVEKERLNFTLLSDIDHQVAEQFGVWGEKRFMGKTYDGIHRISFLINPQGDIEHVFDQFKTRDHHQIVLDYVKQH; encoded by the coding sequence ATGAGCCCATTAAAAGCTGGCGATAAAGCACCGCAATTCAGCCTTCTTGACCAAAATAGCAAAACCATTAATTTGTCTGATTTTAAAGGACAACGGGTTTTAGTCTATTTTTATCCCAAAGCCATGACACCAGGCTGCACCATTCAGGCATGTGGTTTGCGTGACGCACAGAGTGAACTGAACAACGTTAATGTTAAAGTGTTAGGCATGAGTCCAGATACCCCCGAAAAGTTATCTCGCTTTGTCGAGAAAGAGCGGCTGAATTTCACTTTACTTTCTGATATTGACCATCAGGTTGCCGAACAATTTGGTGTTTGGGGAGAAAAGCGGTTTATGGGGAAAACCTACGATGGCATTCACCGCATCAGTTTTCTGATTAACCCACAAGGGGATATTGAACACGTTTTTGATCAATTCAAAACCCGTGATCATCACCAAATTGTACTGGATTACGTGAAACAGCATTAA
- a CDS encoding glycine cleavage system transcriptional repressor, whose amino-acid sequence MPTSEQHFLVITALGTDRPGIVNTITRLVSTCGCNIEDSRLAMFGEEFTFIMLLSGSWNAITLIESTLPQKGAELELLIVMKRTRCGVPKTFPSTITVKVDVDDSPGMVERFTSLFTAQDFNIAELVSKTHPSEENHPARLQIQITGHNPQDDNGTIFKQHFHHLCTELNAQGSISVQNHLLQPILN is encoded by the coding sequence TTGCCAACATCAGAACAACATTTTTTAGTGATCACCGCCCTAGGAACCGATCGCCCCGGCATTGTCAATACGATCACCCGCCTCGTGAGTACCTGTGGTTGCAATATTGAAGACAGCCGTCTGGCAATGTTTGGCGAAGAATTTACTTTTATCATGTTACTATCCGGTAGCTGGAACGCCATTACACTGATCGAGTCCACCCTGCCACAAAAAGGGGCAGAACTTGAGTTACTCATTGTGATGAAACGTACCCGATGCGGTGTCCCGAAAACATTTCCATCAACGATTACAGTGAAGGTCGATGTGGATGATTCTCCAGGAATGGTTGAACGTTTTACCAGTTTATTCACGGCACAAGATTTTAATATCGCTGAACTGGTATCAAAAACGCACCCAAGCGAAGAAAATCACCCTGCCCGCCTGCAAATTCAAATTACAGGCCATAATCCACAGGATGATAATGGCACGATATTTAAACAACACTTTCATCATCTGTGCACAGAGTTAAACGCGCAAGGCAGTATCAGCGTACAAAATCATTTACTTCAACCCATACTCAACTAA
- the dapA gene encoding 4-hydroxy-tetrahydrodipicolinate synthase: protein MVSDHSGFTGSIVALITPMDSKGQMDKASLKKLVEYHVASGTSAIVSVGTTGESATLNHDEHVAVVLTTLEMADGRIPVIAGTGANATAEAISLTNRFENTGVVGCLSVTPYYNRPSQEGLYLHYKAIAESTDLPQILYNVPSRTGCDLLPLTVARLAKLKNIVALKEATGNLSRVSQIQALVNDETFILLSGDDASFVDFMQLGGKGVISVTANVAAAEMAQVCKLAEQGEFLKARGLNSRLMELHHQLFVEPSPTPVKWACHQLGLIADDSLRLPMIPLTQEGQIPVGQALKIAGLL from the coding sequence ATGGTCAGCGATCATTCTGGTTTTACAGGCAGTATAGTTGCATTGATAACGCCGATGGACTCAAAAGGTCAGATGGATAAGGCCAGTTTGAAAAAATTGGTAGAGTATCATGTCGCCAGCGGGACATCTGCGATTGTGTCTGTCGGAACAACCGGCGAAAGCGCAACACTGAATCACGACGAACATGTTGCTGTTGTACTGACAACATTGGAAATGGCCGATGGACGTATTCCTGTCATCGCTGGCACCGGCGCAAATGCAACAGCGGAAGCCATTTCTCTGACGAATCGTTTCGAAAACACCGGGGTTGTGGGTTGCCTGTCAGTGACACCTTATTATAATAGACCGTCACAGGAAGGTTTATATTTGCACTATAAAGCCATCGCTGAGAGCACTGACTTACCCCAAATTCTGTATAATGTGCCGTCTCGTACCGGATGTGATTTATTGCCACTGACGGTCGCGCGCCTGGCGAAACTGAAAAATATTGTTGCGCTTAAGGAAGCAACAGGGAACTTAAGTCGTGTTAGTCAAATCCAAGCATTGGTTAATGATGAAACGTTCATTCTGCTGAGTGGTGATGATGCAAGTTTTGTCGATTTTATGCAGCTTGGTGGTAAAGGGGTTATTTCTGTCACTGCAAACGTTGCCGCGGCGGAAATGGCACAGGTGTGTAAATTGGCGGAACAAGGTGAATTTCTGAAGGCTCGCGGCCTGAACAGCCGCCTGATGGAATTGCATCATCAATTATTTGTTGAACCTAGCCCGACGCCGGTTAAATGGGCCTGTCATCAATTGGGATTGATTGCCGATGATTCATTGCGTTTACCCATGATCCCGCTAACGCAGGAAGGGCAAATTCCAGTTGGTCAG